A region of Octopus sinensis unplaced genomic scaffold, ASM634580v1 Contig12488, whole genome shotgun sequence DNA encodes the following proteins:
- the LOC115229354 gene encoding uncharacterized protein LOC115229354 yields MVGFSQSGKVISMDASTEYQVNDAQENVDLSVMLSYGCAPVKYNETQQLSSTLLSLKAICESIDSSNPGEWMSSLLNYVKDRLKRVPRGGWPLMASYFNSKFDSRRQYGIDNRNFELNRRSFYRKLNPNSDNKQIAGFDSSECLKFWGDVWKKRDKTDLGLGVNKRVTGVEDNAPDVSDEFISNLIEYLPNWKAPGCDAVYNFFIKKLDSLHKFLFQEIRNIINGVSQPQGWFYTGITFLIPKKANSVDPKDLRPITCMPCLYKLVTKCVNEKIAVYADTYDLITEFQLGSKRHCQGAKELALLNRRVNEVYGNKLLCAWIDVKKAFDSVSHEFLFEVLENSGLPKWITKFMMSIIPNWRVSLRLGKELLGTVNIDRGILQGDSLSPQLFVLVLDPLSRILSLKYPSMSINTGEDKSLTFSTNHFLFIDDLKLFAQKEETLARMMEDVNIYFKLAGLEKNFEKSATNCYLLRNEATLMDGLDSYRYLGVLEDRCSNVLKEDVLKNIKEEMQKRIGRLSETKLNAVNLFRAINEHALSLINYYIGLLDLEPSCFEEMDKFVRKLLADLKIHMKPACKERLYLPRDTLGRGLVSVAFKAEKMLLDFKTNLERRKLISLRKAAILWAEQKRKTHMATITEFLHCKYGTTTLDEIAKSLRDLQIESLLLSIKKKRLHSKLFESLENNTFDIPTSSTWLKKGNISPKSEAMFSFLQDKNVFFRNSDEKCPHCKSSPKTVDHLATQCSRMLNSDYTRRHNEIVRCVHMHLCRRFGMKKSKRLKNHSVQCIMSNSSAEIRVDTTIPTELKIQYNKPDIFLYDKKENLIWIIEVGVTSIDNLKSVEVEKMHKYDILASELQLIHKAKVKIVPIVLTWDGIVSTFFRKYMDLLKIKESVQAYIQTVGLKKTMESMIVEHKFGFENMSTSGNSFDEDGNR; encoded by the exons ATGGTTGGTTTTTCTCAGTCTGGAAAAGTCATTTCCATGGACGCATCCACAGAATACCAAGTAAATGACGCTCAAGAAAATGTGGATTTGTCTGTCATGCTGTCTTATGGCTGTGCCCCTGTCAAATACAATGAAACTCAGCAGCTCTCGTCAACTTTGTTATCCTTAAAAGCTATTTGTGAGTCTATTGATTCGTCCAACCCAGGAGAGTGGATGTCATCTCTTTTGAACTATGTCAAAGATCGTCTCAAGCGAGTACCTAGGGGAGGGTGGCCACTTATGGCCAGctattttaattctaaatttg ATTCAAGAAGGCAATATGGAATAGATAATAGAAACTTCGAGTTGAACAGAAGATCGTTCTACAGAAAGCTGAATCCCAATTCTGATAACAAACAAATTGCTGGTTTTGACTCGTCTGAGTGTCTCAAGTTTTGGGGTGATGTTTGGAAGAAAAGGGATAAAACTGATTTGGGCCTTGGAGTGAACAAAAGAGTAACTGGAGTGGAAGATAATGCACCTGACGTTAGCGACGAGTTTATATCAAACTTAATTGAGTACCTTCCTAATTGGAAGGCTCCGGGATGTGATGCTGTGTACAATTTCTTTATCAAAAAGCTGGACTCTCTTCACAAATTTCTTTTCCAAGAGATCAGAAATATTATTAATGGTGTCAGTCAACCACAAGGATGGTTTTACACtggaattacatttttaatcccAAAGAAAGCAAACTCTGTTGATCCGAAGGACCTTAGACCAATTACATGCATGCCGTGCTTATATAAATTGGTCACAAAATGTGTGAACGAAAAAATCGCTGTATATGCTGATACTTACGATCTGATAACGGAGTTCCAGTTGGGATCTAAACGCCATTGCCAAGGAGCAAAGGAATTAGCGCTTCTAAATAGACGCGTTAATGAAGTTTATGGAAACAAATTATTATGTGCATGGATCGACGTAAAGAAAGCTTTTGACTCAGTGAGTCACgaatttctttttgaagtttTGGAAAACTCAGGACTACCTAAATGGATAACGAAATTTATGATGTCAATAATTCCTAACTGGAGAGTGTCGTTAAGATTAGGAAAAGAGCTGCTTGGAACAGTTAATATTGATCGTGGTATACtccaaggtgactcactgtcaccacagtTATTTGTATTGGTCTTGGATCCATTAAGCAGgattttatctttaaaatatcCGAGTATGTCAATCAATACTGGTGAAGACAAGTCCTTAACCTTTTCTACCAATCATTTTCTATTCATCGATGATTTGAAGCTTTTTGCTCAGAAGGAAGAGACACTGGCACGCATGATGGAGGATGTGAACATTTACTTTAAACTGGCTGGTTTGGAGAAGAATTTTGAGAAATCAGCGACAAATTGTTATTTGTTGAGGAATGAAGCTACATTAATGGATGGACTAGATAGCTATCGCTATCTGGGGGTGCTAGAAGACAGATGCAGTAATGTTCTTAAAGAGGATGTactcaaaaatattaaagaagaaatgCAAAAGCGTATTGGAAGACTATCGGAAACTAAACTAAATGCAGTCAATCTATTTAGAGCAATTAATGAGCATGCTCTATCGCTGATTAACTATTATATCGGTCTACTCGATCTGGAACCATCTTGTTTCGAAGAAATGGACAAGTTTGTCAGAAAGCTGTTGGCTGATTTGAAAATTCACATGAAGCCAGCCTGTAAAGAAAGACTGTATCTGCCAAGAGATACACTTGGAAGGGGACTTGTATCAGTTGCCTTTAAGGCGGAAAAAATGCTGTTGGACTTCAAAACCAATTTGGAAAGGCGAAAGTTAATCTCCTTGAGAAAAGCAGCAATTTTGTGGGCCGAACAGAAAAGGAAAACCCATATGGCCACAATCACAGAATTCCTGCATTGTAAATATGGAACAACCACACTCGATGAGATTGCTAAATCACTACGTGACTTGCAGATAGAGTCACTGTTGCTtagtattaaaaagaaaaggttGCATTCGAAGCTATTTGAGTCGCTTGAGAATAATACTTTTGATATCCCAACATCTTCAACATGGCTAAAGAAAGGGAATATATCTCCTAAATCTGAGGCAATGTTCTCTTTTCTTCAAGACAAAAACGTCTTTTTCAGAAACTCTGATGAAAAATGCCCACATTGTAAATCCTCGCCTAAAACCGTGGACCATCTTGCGACGCAATGCAGTAGAATGCTAAATTCAGATTATACCAGAAGGCATAACGAGATTGTGAGGTGTGTTCACATGCACTTGTGTCGGAGATTTGGAATGAAGAAGTCCAAGAGACTGAAAAACCACTCCGTGCAGTGTATAATGTCGAATAGCTCTGCGGAAATTCGGGTCGATACTACAATTCCAACTGaactaaaaatacaatataacaaGCCTGATATATTCCTGTATGACAAGAAGGAAAATTTGATATGGATCATTGAAGTGGGTGTTACCTCGATAGATAATTTGAAATCGGTGGAAGTggaaaaaatgcataaatacgACATTCTAGCCAGTGAATTACAATTAATTCACAAGGCTAAGGTAAAGATTGTACCGATTGTCCTCACGTGGGATGGGATAGTCTCTACATTCTTCAGAAAATATATGGACCTTCTTAAAATCAAAGAAAgtgtgcaagcatacatccaGACTGTTGGTTTgaaaaaaacaatggaaagcaTGATAGTAGAACACAAATTTGGCTTCGAAAATATGTCTACCTCAGGTAACTCATTTGACGAAGACGGAAATCGGTGA